In Phenylobacterium hankyongense, the sequence CGCCCCTGAACTCCATCCTCGGCTTCTCCGAGATTCTCGCGACCGAGCTCTACGGGCCGCTGGGAGATCCACAGTACAAGGAATACGCGGAGATCATCCGCGGCAGCGGGCACAAGCTGCTGAAACTTGTGAATCAGGTGTTGGAAATCGCCCGCCTCGAAGGGGGTAACGCGGATCTGACGCCGGCGCCCGAGCCTGTGGCCATCGCCGTCGACGACGTGATGGACGGCCTGCACGACGATCTCGTCGAGCGCGGCGTCCGCCTGGACCTCGCCGGCTGCGACGGCGCGGTGGTGATGGCCGACCCGCGTGGCCTGCGCACCGTGCTGGGCAACCTGCTGCAGAACGCCATCAGCTTCTCGCCCGAGGGCGGCGAGGTGCGGGTCAGCGCGTCGCGGCAGGGCAAGCTGGTGGAGATCATCGTCGCCAACGACGGCGACGGCGTCGAGCCGGGCGAACTGCCGCGATTGCTGCGGCCCTTCGAGCAGGGCGAGAACGCCCTGACCCGCCACAGCGAGGGCGCCGGCCTCGGGCTGCCGATCTGCGAACTCACCTGCCAGGCCATGGGCGGTATGCTGCAGCTCAAATCCGCGCCTGGACGCGGCTTCAGCGCCCACGTGGTCCTGCGCGCCGGCTGAGCCGGTTGCACATCGCCGGTCGGACGCCTAAGTCGCGGAGATGGCCGGCATCGAACACGAGCTGCAAGACCTCGCCGCCGAGTTCGACCTCCTGGGCGACTGGGAGGAGCGCTATCGCTACGTCATCGACCTGGGCAAGGACCTGGCGCCGCTGAGCGACGCCGAACGCTCCGAGGCCAACAAGGTGCGCGGCTGCGCCAGCCAGGTCTGGCTGGTGACCGAACCCCAGGCCGACGGCACGCTGCGCTTCCGCGGCGATTCCGACGCCCACATCGTGCGCGGGCTGATCGCCATCCTGTTGCGGCTCTATTCCGGCCGCGGACCGCAGGAGATCACCGATTTCGACGCCAAGGCGGCGTTCGACACTCTCGGGCTGGCCGGCGCGCTTTCGGCCCAACGCTCCAACGGGCTCGCCTCGATGGTCGGCCGGATCCGCCGCGACGCCGAGTTCGCCAGCGCCGCCTAGGCTGCGCGGATGCCGCTGGACATCTGGCTGACGCCCACCACCGCGTCGTAGCCCAGGATCATGTCGACGTCGCAGCCGTTGGAGGCCAGCGGCAGGCGCAGCCACAGGATCGACAGGTGCGAGGCGCCGCGCCAGGCGAGGCTGTGCACGCCGACCGCGGGCCGCCGCTCGGCCACCACCTTCGAAAGCTCGACCCGCCAGTAGTCGGTCGCCGAGGAATTGTAGACCTCGCCGAGCCGGCGGCCGGTGATCTCCCGGCCGTAGACCCCGTACAGGCCGGTGCCCGCCAGGCGCAGGCGGAAGTCGGCCGGATCCGGGAGCACGTCGATCAGGCTGACGGTGGGGAGCAGGCGCTTGAAGCCGGCCGGATCGATGTCACGGCGCGCGGGCAGCCGGGCGCCGTGCCGGCGCGCCGCCCAATAGGCGAACAGCTCCTCGTGCGCGCGGGCCGCCGCGGCGGGGGCTCCGATCTGCGCCGCCATCTCCAGATTCCTTAACAACTGATTGGAATCGCAACGAATCACTTATCGCCTGATGCGCGAATCGGCGGCAAGTCGTTTTTGGGGCGGAGATCAAGAATTCGCGGGAACGGTGATCAGAAACGGAAACGCCCGCCAAAGCCGGCGGGCGTCCGAAATCTGTAGAAAGATCCGCCTCGCAAGAAGGCGGAGCCGGCCTCAGCGCTTCTTGCGCGGAGCCTGACGGCCGCCTTGGCCCAGGCCCATCTGCTTGGCCAGGTCCGAACGCGCCTTGGCGTAGTTGGGGGCGACCATCGGATAATCCTTCGGCAGGCCCCACTTCGCCCGGTATTCCTCGGGGCTCATGTTGTACTTGGTGCGCAGGTGCCGCTTCAGCGACTTGAACTTGCGACCGTCCTCGAGACAGATGAGGTAGTCCGGCGTGATCGAGCGGCGGATCGGCACCGCCGGTTCCTTCGGCGCAGCTTCCGTCGTCTCGGTACCCGAAGAAACCCCAGCCAGCGCGCGGTGAACGCTCTGGATCAGGCCGGGCAGATCGACCGCCGCGACCGAGTTGTTCCCCACATACGCCGAGACAATATCGGCGGTCATCTCAATGACTTCTGACTTTTCGTCCATTCTTGTCATTCCATAGGAACTGCGCCGTTATGTGGCGCCAAGCTGATTCATAAGATCAGTAGCGGGGTCATTATCTGGAACCCACCGCAAGCACAAGCGCCATTATATAGC encodes:
- a CDS encoding sensor histidine kinase, producing the protein MLPAAYHAPDPAPDALDEAVRSATARRDAQDEHKRSFLRMVSHELRTPLNSILGFSEILATELYGPLGDPQYKEYAEIIRGSGHKLLKLVNQVLEIARLEGGNADLTPAPEPVAIAVDDVMDGLHDDLVERGVRLDLAGCDGAVVMADPRGLRTVLGNLLQNAISFSPEGGEVRVSASRQGKLVEIIVANDGDGVEPGELPRLLRPFEQGENALTRHSEGAGLGLPICELTCQAMGGMLQLKSAPGRGFSAHVVLRAG
- a CDS encoding SufE family protein, which translates into the protein MAGIEHELQDLAAEFDLLGDWEERYRYVIDLGKDLAPLSDAERSEANKVRGCASQVWLVTEPQADGTLRFRGDSDAHIVRGLIAILLRLYSGRGPQEITDFDAKAAFDTLGLAGALSAQRSNGLASMVGRIRRDAEFASAA
- a CDS encoding PAS domain-containing protein; translated protein: MEMAAQIGAPAAAARAHEELFAYWAARRHGARLPARRDIDPAGFKRLLPTVSLIDVLPDPADFRLRLAGTGLYGVYGREITGRRLGEVYNSSATDYWRVELSKVVAERRPAVGVHSLAWRGASHLSILWLRLPLASNGCDVDMILGYDAVVGVSQMSSGIRAA
- a CDS encoding MucR family transcriptional regulator: MDEKSEVIEMTADIVSAYVGNNSVAAVDLPGLIQSVHRALAGVSSGTETTEAAPKEPAVPIRRSITPDYLICLEDGRKFKSLKRHLRTKYNMSPEEYRAKWGLPKDYPMVAPNYAKARSDLAKQMGLGQGGRQAPRKKR